TCGTCAATATTCCATTCGTGGTGGTGAGCTTTCTATTATCTTGGAGGAATATTCCTAAGGACGAATCGTCAACATCCGTTGCACCGGGCATGTCCTTTCGTAAATGGTTTGATTTGATTGATGCGTCAGGGATCCTGCTCTTCACAGTGGGTCTGGTTGCCCTGCTCGTTGGATTACTCTCAGCAAAATCATCTGGGCATATCTCATTAGGAAATGTCATTGCCTTGCTGATAGGCCTTGCTCTGCTGGGGGTATTCGTACGACATGAGTTAAAAGCGACGTCACCCTTTATTCCTTTACGCACATTCGCCAAATATCCTGCGATGACTTGGGTTAATGTGGAATTCATGCTCGTTAACGTACTTTATTACTCTCTCTTTTTCGGGCTTCCGTCCTACTTGCAAATGGTACGTCATGTCAGCGAGTTCCAAACAGGGATTCTCATGCTAAGCTTAGGCTTGTGCTCGCTAGTTACTTCTCCAATAGCAGGACGATGGATCGATAAATCAGGACCAGGGCCGGCATTGCTGGTGTCTGCAATTCTGATGACATTTGGGTCGGTGTGGCTCGTGACATTGAATCAAACTTCACCGGTTATCAGCGTGTGTTTGGCTTTGGCTGCATTCGGTATTAGCAACGGGTTGAACAATGTAGGTATGCAAGCGGCCTTGTTCCAAAGTTCTCCAAAAGAAATAATCGGTGTAGCATCCGGATTATTTAATACATCAAGATACCTGGGAACTATTCTCTCTTCCTTGTTGATAGGTATCGTAATGGGAGGTAAGTTCAACTTCGAGGGATTTCAAGTGCTTGGGATTATCCTCACGGTAATTGCATTGTCTTTGGTATTCATGAGTCGACGGCGCCGGGAGTCAGGGCAATTGGAAGAGTCGTAGGTTCACCAAGTTCAAATCTACAAACCATTGCGTGGTACGAATCATCGTGCACCAAATGTCATTTGTTTGATTGGATTTTTAGTCCATCAATCATAACCACCCTCTGCTTGGGGTAATTCTTTATAAGCATCTTTACCGGCCACTATATTTTGGATGAATGTTCGTAATTCCAATAGTTGCTGTGCGTCGCTCGTTACGTCACAATTTTTATCTGACCAAGTAAAGTTTTTTGTTTCTCCATCCACACTAATTTTCCAACTATCTTTATTATAGGGTTTTTGAGAACAATTCTGGTTAGTTGGTAATAACACTTTCGTTCCCATGATGTTTATCTCTCTCATCTTCTCATAAATGCTGCGCATCTCTTCCATAGTAAAAGTGATGTTTGCAGTGGTAGTCCCGTTCATTATCAAATCTTTTACAACCGTATCTTGATAGGTATTAATTTCATTTTTAGTAACCTCTCCATAACCGAAACTAACCATGAAATCGAAATCTTCGGGCAATACTTTTGGCATTTTGTTCTGTTGCTTTGTTTCCGTACCACAACCTGTAATTATAAATAGTAGTACAAATAACAATGAACATAATCGTTTCATTTCAAGCACCCCCAATTATTCCCAATCAAAATTACAGACGAAAATGTGAGACATTTGTTGCACATAACTGCCCGTTAGCTTAATGCTGTAACGTCGGTCTAATACTTTATTTTCTCAGAACATGTACAAAAAGTTTATCTGCATCGCTACTGTTCACCGTCCATATCACCGGGATGTTTAAACCGAGAGCATATCCCTCCGCAAAACACACCTCAACCCGCCAGTTAATTGTACGGGTACGATCCCTAATGTGTTTACCCCGCTCATGATCAGGATATCCTAATATAAACCAAGGATCAGGGAGTTCCCTCCACTGTATCCCTGTTATTTTAGGTATACCTTTGCGACTAACGGTACAAGTTCCTGTCCTCTTACAAATTGACAGCCTATCAAACAAGATTCAATACTTGTGAGATAGGCTGTAACTAATTCTGATCCTTTCGGTGTTTCAGAGAATATTGTGTTTTTATCACGATTGCTTATACCGCACGTTTTTATGGAGTAATAATCCACATGCTTGTAGAATATTTAAGTGTATAGTCAACATCAAAGTAATCTTCTAGAAGATACGGCGGTATACTCAATTCTCCGTTTTGCATATTAACGCCTTCGTAATCTCTTTCTTTTAATGGAATTTCTTGTCCGTTAACAATGGCCGTACTGCTACCCGCTGTTAATTCTAAAGTAGTGCCCCTATATGTGAATACCAGT
The nucleotide sequence above comes from Paenibacillus sp. IHBB 10380. Encoded proteins:
- a CDS encoding MFS transporter, translating into MSVRSRWLMISVGLGILLNPLNSSMVSVAIPRLQNVFQLDFTGVSWIIFSFYIASSIAQPVMGKASDLFGRRKIFLTGLVVAFIASLLAPLSPNFAWLIVFRIVQAIGTSMMVAVGMAIVRIHITEKQATALSVLSIFLSGAAAIGPFIGGVIIHWWGWPAIFFVNIPFVVVSFLLSWRNIPKDESSTSVAPGMSFRKWFDLIDASGILLFTVGLVALLVGLLSAKSSGHISLGNVIALLIGLALLGVFVRHELKATSPFIPLRTFAKYPAMTWVNVEFMLVNVLYYSLFFGLPSYLQMVRHVSEFQTGILMLSLGLCSLVTSPIAGRWIDKSGPGPALLVSAILMTFGSVWLVTLNQTSPVISVCLALAAFGISNGLNNVGMQAALFQSSPKEIIGVASGLFNTSRYLGTILSSLLIGIVMGGKFNFEGFQVLGIILTVIALSLVFMSRRRRESGQLEES